In Streptomyces canus, one DNA window encodes the following:
- a CDS encoding glutamate synthase subunit beta translates to MADPKGFLNHGREVAKSRPVDVRLKDWNEVYVPGSLLPIISKQASRCMDCGIPFCHNGCPLGNLIPEWNDFAYREDWSAASERLHATNNFPEFTGRLCPAPCESACVLGINQPAVTIKNVEVSIIDKAWDSGDVEPQAPERLSGKTVAVIGSGPAGLAAAQQLTRAGHTVAVYERADRIGGLLRYGIPEFKMEKRHINRRIEQMRAEGTRFRTGIEIGRDLRATDLKKRYDAIVIAAGATTARDLPVPGRELKGIHQAMEYLPLANKVQEGDYVAPPITAEGKHVIVIGGGDTGADCVGTAHRQGAASVTQLEIMPRPGEDRAPHQPWPTFPMLYKVTSAHEEGGERVYSVSTTHFEGDEDGNVQWLHLSEVEFIEGKLTPKPGTERKIPAQLVTLAMGFTGTDRENGLVEQFGLDLDERGNIARDADFQTNVPGVFVAGDAGRGQSLIVWAIAEGRSAARGCDRFLTGASELPAPIRPTDRSLMV, encoded by the coding sequence ATGGCTGACCCGAAGGGCTTCCTGAACCACGGCCGTGAGGTCGCCAAGTCCCGCCCGGTCGACGTACGTCTGAAGGACTGGAACGAGGTCTACGTCCCCGGCTCCCTGCTGCCGATCATCAGCAAGCAGGCCAGCCGCTGCATGGACTGCGGCATCCCGTTCTGTCACAACGGCTGTCCGCTCGGGAACCTCATCCCCGAGTGGAACGACTTCGCCTACCGCGAGGACTGGTCCGCCGCCTCCGAGCGTCTGCACGCGACCAACAACTTCCCGGAGTTCACCGGTCGTCTGTGCCCGGCGCCCTGCGAGTCGGCGTGTGTGCTCGGCATCAACCAGCCGGCCGTGACCATCAAGAACGTCGAGGTCTCGATCATCGACAAGGCGTGGGACAGCGGTGACGTCGAGCCGCAGGCCCCGGAGCGCCTGTCCGGCAAGACCGTCGCGGTCATCGGGTCGGGACCCGCCGGTCTCGCCGCCGCCCAGCAGCTCACCCGGGCCGGTCACACGGTCGCCGTCTACGAGCGCGCGGACCGCATCGGAGGCCTTCTCCGGTACGGCATCCCCGAGTTCAAGATGGAGAAGCGGCACATCAACCGCCGTATCGAGCAGATGCGCGCGGAGGGCACCCGCTTCCGTACCGGCATCGAGATCGGCCGCGACCTCAGGGCCACCGACCTCAAGAAGCGCTACGACGCGATCGTCATCGCCGCCGGTGCCACGACCGCCCGTGACCTGCCGGTCCCCGGCCGTGAGCTCAAGGGCATCCACCAGGCGATGGAGTACCTGCCGCTGGCCAACAAGGTGCAGGAGGGCGACTACGTGGCGCCCCCCATCACCGCCGAGGGCAAGCACGTCATCGTCATCGGCGGCGGCGACACCGGCGCCGACTGCGTGGGCACCGCCCACCGCCAGGGCGCGGCCTCGGTCACCCAGCTGGAGATCATGCCGAGGCCGGGCGAGGACCGTGCCCCGCACCAGCCGTGGCCGACCTTCCCGATGCTCTACAAGGTCACGTCCGCGCACGAGGAGGGCGGCGAGCGGGTCTACTCCGTCTCCACCACCCACTTCGAGGGCGACGAGGACGGCAACGTCCAGTGGCTGCACCTCAGCGAGGTCGAGTTCATCGAGGGCAAGCTGACCCCGAAGCCGGGCACGGAGCGCAAGATCCCCGCCCAGCTGGTCACCCTCGCGATGGGCTTCACCGGCACCGACCGGGAGAACGGCCTGGTCGAGCAGTTCGGCCTGGACCTCGACGAGCGCGGCAACATCGCCCGCGACGCCGACTTCCAGACCAACGTGCCGGGCGTCTTCGTCGCCGGTGACGCGGGCCGCGGCCAGTCGCTCATCGTGTGGGCGATCGCGGAGGGCCGCTCGGCCGCCCGCGGCTGCGACCGCTTCCTGACCGGTGCGAGTGAACTGCCCGCGCCGATCCGGCCGACGGACCGCTCGCTGATGGTGTGA
- a CDS encoding chitosanase, whose protein sequence is MKGARLLLLAAVPVVATASVYLLAPEDSGAGGAGPDLSSAYRSQAAQDAEGAQGAKAWAERPEGVNGAEDKAVIGDLPPGLAAPAKKELAQQLVASAENSTLDWRSAYAYIEDIGDGQGYTAGVIGFCTGTNDLLTLVEGYTKAHPGNRLAQYLPALRAVDGTDSHEGLDPGFTAAWKAEARVPAFRKAQDTARDRVYFDPAVRLAKLDGLGALGQFVYYDAMVFHGPGTDPTSFYGLRERALQKSDSPTEGGSEKSYLDTFLDLREDAMRTRDADIDTTRVDTAQRRFLNDGNLDLRTPLEWQVYGETFRVP, encoded by the coding sequence GTGAAAGGCGCCCGCCTGCTGCTCCTCGCGGCCGTCCCCGTGGTCGCCACGGCGTCGGTCTACCTCCTCGCGCCCGAGGACTCCGGCGCGGGAGGGGCGGGCCCCGACCTCTCCTCGGCCTACCGTTCCCAGGCGGCCCAGGACGCCGAGGGTGCCCAGGGTGCCAAGGCCTGGGCCGAGCGGCCCGAGGGGGTGAACGGCGCGGAGGACAAGGCGGTCATCGGCGACCTGCCGCCGGGCCTGGCCGCCCCCGCCAAGAAGGAGCTCGCCCAGCAGCTCGTGGCCAGCGCCGAGAACTCCACCCTCGACTGGCGCAGCGCCTACGCCTACATCGAGGACATCGGCGACGGCCAGGGCTACACGGCCGGCGTGATCGGCTTCTGCACGGGCACCAACGACCTGCTCACCCTCGTCGAGGGCTACACGAAGGCCCACCCCGGCAACCGTCTCGCCCAGTACCTCCCCGCGCTGCGCGCGGTCGACGGCACGGACTCCCACGAGGGCCTGGACCCGGGCTTCACGGCCGCCTGGAAGGCGGAAGCCCGGGTCCCGGCCTTCCGGAAGGCCCAGGACACCGCACGTGACCGCGTCTACTTCGACCCCGCGGTGCGCCTCGCCAAACTCGACGGCCTCGGCGCCCTCGGCCAGTTCGTCTACTACGACGCCATGGTCTTCCACGGCCCCGGCACCGACCCCACCAGCTTCTACGGCCTGCGCGAACGGGCCCTCCAGAAGTCCGACAGCCCGACCGAGGGCGGCTCCGAGAAGTCCTACCTCGACACCTTCCTCGACCTCCGCGAGGACGCCATGCGCACCCGCGACGCGGACATCGACACCACCCGCGTGGACACCGCGCAACGGCGCTTCCTGAACGACGGGAACCTGGACCTGAGGACGCCGCTGGAGTGGCAGGTGTACGGGGAGACGTTCCGGGTGCCGTAG
- a CDS encoding rhomboid family intramembrane serine protease produces MDPESAVTTCYRHPAVESHVRCTRCERYICPDCMREAAVGHQCPECVREGARSVRQARTAFGGRITAVPLVTYVLIGLNVLAYVGELVRPAIVDRFEMLGAGLVGPDGGHYVWQDTYPSDFHTEGVVDGEWYRLLTGAFLHLPPTEGTFGILHIVMNMVSLWNIGRVVEAQLGRLRYVVLYLLSALGGSVLVLLVAPGAPTLGASGAIFGLGAAYYVMARRLGADMAQVNRFMAGLLLWLVISAWATSWQGHLGGLLAGAVVTLAYAYAPRDGRRALVQAGACAVLLVLLLVSAWGKVAELTGAQ; encoded by the coding sequence GTGGACCCCGAATCCGCCGTCACCACCTGCTATCGCCATCCGGCGGTGGAGTCCCACGTCCGCTGCACCCGCTGCGAGCGGTACATCTGCCCGGACTGCATGCGGGAGGCCGCCGTGGGACATCAGTGCCCCGAGTGTGTGCGGGAGGGGGCACGGTCGGTACGGCAGGCCCGGACCGCGTTCGGCGGGCGGATCACGGCCGTCCCCCTGGTGACGTACGTCCTCATCGGCCTCAATGTGCTCGCGTACGTCGGCGAGCTCGTGCGCCCGGCGATCGTGGACCGCTTCGAGATGCTGGGCGCCGGGCTCGTGGGCCCGGACGGCGGCCACTACGTGTGGCAGGACACCTACCCCTCCGACTTCCACACCGAGGGTGTCGTCGACGGCGAGTGGTACCGCCTGCTGACCGGTGCGTTCCTCCATCTGCCGCCCACCGAGGGCACGTTCGGGATCCTGCACATCGTGATGAACATGGTGTCGCTGTGGAACATCGGGCGGGTGGTCGAGGCCCAGCTCGGCCGTCTGCGGTACGTCGTCCTCTATCTGCTGTCCGCGCTCGGCGGCTCGGTCCTCGTCCTGCTGGTCGCGCCCGGCGCCCCCACGCTCGGCGCCTCCGGGGCGATCTTCGGACTCGGCGCCGCGTACTACGTGATGGCCCGCCGGCTCGGCGCCGACATGGCCCAGGTCAACCGGTTCATGGCGGGCCTGCTGCTGTGGCTGGTGATCTCCGCGTGGGCGACGTCCTGGCAGGGCCACCTCGGCGGCCTGCTCGCCGGGGCCGTCGTCACCCTTGCTTACGCGTACGCTCCCCGGGACGGCCGTCGGGCCCTGGTGCAGGCGGGAGCGTGTGCCGTACTGCTGGTGCTGCTCCTGGTGTCTGCCTGGGGCAAGGTCGCCGAACTGACGGGAGCGCAGTGA
- the qcrB gene encoding cytochrome bc1 complex cytochrome b subunit, with the protein MDGARSVNQGTRGGAAGKGEKLADWADGRLGLYALAKANMRKVFPDHWSFMLGEVCLYSFLILILTGVYLTLFFEPSGVEVVYHGSYEPLNGVVMTRAYESTLDISFDVRGGLLIRQIHHWAALVFVTGMLVHMMRVFFTGAFRKPRELNWVFGWTLLFLGIITGLTGYSLPDDLLSGTGIRFADGAILSIPIVGTYLSFFLFGGEFPGHDIIPRLFPIHVLVLPGIMLGLVVAHLILVFYHKHTQYPGPGRDNRSVVGMPFLPVYMAKAGGFFFLTFGVLAFMGGLAQINPVWAFGPYSPRLVTTGAQPDWYLGFSEGLIRVMPGWEINFWGHTLEPGVFIPFSLFPLILLALGVYPFVEAWITGDRREHHILDRPRNVPVRTGLGVAWLSLYVVLLIGGGNDIVATHLHLSINAITWFVRVSVFVVPVLAFVVTKRVCLGLQRRDRDKVLHGRETGTIRRLPDGEYVEVHEPLAQGQLHTLTQHEQEPPYEIGPLVDANGVRRPVRRSQRVRAGLARAMFGPDTRIEKPTVEEYREVTSGDHH; encoded by the coding sequence ATGGACGGCGCACGATCGGTGAACCAGGGCACTCGTGGCGGAGCGGCCGGAAAGGGCGAGAAACTCGCCGACTGGGCCGACGGGCGGCTGGGCCTGTACGCGCTGGCCAAGGCCAACATGCGCAAGGTCTTTCCGGACCACTGGTCGTTCATGCTGGGCGAGGTCTGTCTCTACAGCTTCCTCATCCTGATCCTCACCGGCGTCTATCTCACGCTGTTCTTCGAGCCCAGCGGGGTCGAGGTCGTCTACCACGGCTCCTACGAGCCCCTCAACGGCGTGGTGATGACCAGGGCCTACGAGTCCACGCTCGACATCAGCTTCGACGTGCGCGGCGGACTGCTGATCCGGCAGATCCACCACTGGGCGGCGCTGGTCTTCGTCACCGGCATGCTCGTGCACATGATGCGGGTGTTCTTCACCGGCGCCTTCCGCAAGCCGCGCGAGCTCAACTGGGTGTTCGGCTGGACCCTGCTGTTCCTCGGCATCATCACCGGCCTGACCGGCTATTCCCTCCCCGACGACCTGCTCTCCGGCACCGGCATCCGGTTCGCCGACGGGGCGATCCTGTCGATCCCGATCGTCGGGACGTATCTGTCGTTCTTCCTGTTCGGCGGGGAGTTCCCGGGGCACGACATCATCCCCAGGCTCTTCCCGATCCATGTGCTCGTACTGCCCGGGATCATGCTCGGCCTGGTGGTCGCCCATCTGATCCTGGTCTTTTACCACAAGCACACCCAGTACCCGGGGCCCGGCCGGGACAACAGGTCCGTGGTGGGCATGCCCTTCCTGCCGGTCTACATGGCCAAGGCGGGCGGCTTCTTCTTCCTGACCTTCGGCGTGCTGGCGTTCATGGGAGGCCTCGCCCAGATCAACCCCGTGTGGGCGTTCGGGCCGTACAGCCCGCGCCTGGTGACCACCGGCGCCCAGCCCGACTGGTACCTGGGCTTCTCCGAGGGGCTGATCCGGGTGATGCCGGGATGGGAGATCAACTTCTGGGGCCACACCCTGGAGCCCGGTGTCTTCATCCCCTTCTCCCTCTTCCCGCTGATCCTGCTCGCGCTCGGGGTCTATCCCTTCGTCGAGGCGTGGATCACCGGCGACAGACGCGAGCACCACATCCTGGATCGGCCGCGCAACGTGCCCGTCCGCACGGGGCTGGGAGTCGCCTGGCTGAGCCTGTACGTGGTGCTGCTGATCGGCGGCGGCAACGACATCGTGGCCACGCATCTGCATCTGTCGATCAACGCGATCACCTGGTTCGTGCGGGTGTCCGTGTTCGTGGTGCCGGTGCTCGCCTTCGTCGTCACCAAGCGGGTCTGTCTCGGGCTGCAGCGCCGGGACCGGGACAAGGTGCTGCACGGCCGTGAGACCGGCACCATCCGGCGGCTCCCGGACGGCGAGTACGTCGAGGTCCACGAACCCCTCGCGCAGGGGCAGTTGCACACCCTCACGCAGCACGAGCAGGAACCGCCGTACGAGATCGGTCCGCTCGTCGACGCGAACGGGGTGCGGCGGCCGGTCAGGCGTTCCCAGCGGGTGCGGGCCGGGCTCGCGCGGGCGATGTTCGGGCCCGACACGCGGATCGAGAAGCCGACGGTGGAGGAGTACCGCGAGGTCACCAGCGGCGACCACCACTGA
- a CDS encoding acyl-CoA dehydrogenase family protein, giving the protein MRFLLDAEQREFTASLDAMLTAADTPSVVRDWSRGDHASGRALWRRIAEAGVFALAVPEAYEGLGPRPVELALAFVELGRHAVPGPLVETVTATTLLASLDDAGPAKRLLPALVSGESAATVATGAYALDADMADVRLALSARPGPPLGELEDGGGESSPTRTPAELRLAPPPGPPRPSLDPGRRLFPVVPHGGELLATDPPLAPALLLARLTTAAQALGVGLALLDRTVAYVKQRTQFGVPIGSFQAVGHQLADAKIALEFARPLLLGAALTMTAEDVAAAKVTACEAAYRTARTALQLHGAIGYTAECDLSLWLTKARALRTAWGNPDECRDTVLSGGRRW; this is encoded by the coding sequence ATGCGTTTCCTTCTCGACGCCGAGCAACGGGAGTTCACGGCCTCCCTGGACGCGATGCTGACGGCCGCGGACACGCCGTCGGTGGTACGGGACTGGAGCCGAGGGGACCACGCGAGCGGGCGCGCACTGTGGCGCCGTATCGCCGAGGCGGGGGTCTTCGCGCTGGCGGTACCGGAGGCGTACGAGGGGTTGGGGCCACGTCCCGTCGAACTCGCCCTCGCCTTCGTCGAGTTGGGGAGGCACGCCGTACCGGGCCCGTTGGTGGAGACGGTCACGGCGACGACGCTGCTCGCCTCACTGGACGACGCGGGACCGGCGAAGCGGCTGCTGCCCGCTCTGGTCTCGGGCGAGTCCGCGGCGACCGTGGCGACGGGGGCGTACGCACTGGACGCGGACATGGCGGACGTACGGTTGGCCCTCTCAGCCCGTCCGGGACCCCCTCTGGGGGAGCTTGAGGACGGCGGGGGCGAATCCAGCCCCACGCGCACCCCCGCCGAGCTGCGCCTCGCTCCCCCACCCGGCCCCCCACGCCCCTCCCTCGACCCAGGCCGCCGCCTCTTCCCGGTCGTCCCTCACGGCGGCGAACTCCTCGCCACCGACCCGCCCCTGGCCCCCGCCCTCCTCCTGGCCCGCCTCACCACCGCCGCACAGGCCCTGGGCGTCGGCCTCGCGCTGCTCGACAGGACCGTCGCGTACGTCAAGCAGCGCACCCAGTTCGGCGTCCCCATCGGCTCGTTCCAGGCGGTCGGACACCAACTCGCCGACGCGAAGATCGCGCTGGAGTTCGCCCGCCCCCTCCTCCTGGGCGCCGCCCTGACGATGACCGCGGAAGACGTCGCCGCCGCCAAGGTCACGGCGTGCGAGGCGGCGTACAGAACGGCCCGCACCGCGCTCCAGCTCCACGGTGCGATCGGGTACACGGCGGAGTGCGACCTGTCCCTGTGGCTCACCAAGGCCCGCGCCCTGCGCACCGCCTGGGGCAACCCCGACGAGTGCCGCGACACCGTCCTCAGTGGTGGTCGCCGCTGGTGA
- a CDS encoding acyl-CoA dehydrogenase family protein, whose amino-acid sequence MDLAFTQEDEAFRAEARSWLHAHVPASPLPSLETEEGFAAHRAWEAELAADRWSVVNWPTAYGGRDAGIVRWLVFEEEYYAAGAPGRVNQNGISLLAPTLFDHGTQEQRDRVLPSMATGRTVWAQAWSEPEAGSDLASLRAKGVRTEGGWLLSGQKTWSSRAAFADRAFGLFRTDPDTPKPHQGLTYLMFDLRAPGVTVRPIRRLDGKPAFAELFLDEVFVPDEDVIGEPGRGWRIAMSTAGNERGLMLRSPGRFLASAERLHDLWRSHSGPANTGTRVADALIGARAYQLFTYAAASRFLDGDTIGPESSLNKVFWSEYDIALTETALDLLGEEGELADTDWSERYVFSLAGPIYAGTNEIQRDIIAERLLGLPKGRR is encoded by the coding sequence ATGGATCTGGCGTTCACGCAGGAAGACGAGGCCTTCCGCGCCGAGGCCCGCTCATGGCTGCACGCGCATGTGCCCGCCTCCCCGCTCCCCTCCCTGGAGACCGAGGAGGGCTTCGCGGCCCATCGCGCGTGGGAGGCCGAACTCGCCGCGGACCGCTGGTCGGTGGTCAACTGGCCGACGGCGTACGGCGGCCGGGACGCGGGGATCGTCCGCTGGCTGGTCTTCGAGGAGGAGTACTACGCGGCCGGGGCTCCCGGACGCGTCAACCAGAACGGCATCAGCCTCCTCGCCCCGACCCTCTTCGACCACGGCACCCAGGAGCAGCGGGACCGTGTCCTGCCGTCCATGGCCACCGGGCGGACGGTGTGGGCGCAGGCCTGGTCGGAACCGGAGGCGGGCTCGGACCTGGCCTCCCTGAGGGCGAAGGGGGTGCGCACGGAAGGCGGCTGGCTGCTGAGCGGCCAGAAGACCTGGTCCTCCCGGGCCGCCTTCGCGGACCGCGCCTTCGGACTCTTCCGCACCGACCCCGACACCCCGAAACCCCACCAGGGCCTGACCTACCTGATGTTCGACCTGCGCGCCCCCGGCGTCACCGTCCGCCCGATCCGCCGCCTCGACGGGAAACCGGCCTTCGCCGAGCTCTTCCTGGACGAGGTGTTCGTGCCGGACGAGGACGTCATCGGCGAGCCCGGCCGGGGCTGGCGGATCGCGATGTCGACGGCGGGCAACGAACGGGGCCTGATGCTGCGCTCACCGGGCCGCTTCCTGGCGTCCGCCGAGCGCCTGCACGACCTCTGGAGGTCCCACAGCGGTCCCGCGAACACCGGAACCCGCGTCGCGGACGCGCTGATCGGCGCCCGCGCCTACCAGCTGTTCACCTACGCGGCCGCCTCCCGCTTCCTGGACGGCGACACCATCGGCCCCGAGTCCAGCCTGAACAAGGTCTTCTGGTCCGAGTACGACATCGCCCTCACCGAGACGGCCCTCGATCTCCTGGGCGAGGAGGGCGAGTTGGCCGACACGGACTGGTCCGAGCGGTACGTCTTCTCCCTCGCCGGCCCCATCTACGCGGGCACGAACGAGATCCAGCGCGACATCATCGCCGAGCGCCTGCTGGGCCTGCCGAAGGGCCGCCGCTGA
- a CDS encoding SDR family oxidoreductase, whose translation MTGVESPVYEPGHGLLKGRTAVITAAAGAGIGGATARRFLEEGARVLISDAHARRLKEYGAELAGEFGPERVAALPCDVTDEAQVQALFEAALREHGRLDVVVNNAGLGGTSALVDMTDEQWTRVLDVTLTGTFRCTRAALRLMRDARGSGGVIVNNASVVGWRAQTGQAHYAAAKAGVMALTRCAALEAAEYGVRVNAVSPSLAMHPHLVKVTSAELLEELTAREAFGRYAEPWEVANVIVFLASGYSSYMTGEVVAVSSQHA comes from the coding sequence ATGACAGGCGTCGAGAGCCCGGTGTACGAACCGGGGCACGGGCTGCTGAAGGGGCGCACCGCCGTCATCACCGCCGCGGCCGGCGCGGGCATCGGCGGGGCGACCGCACGCCGCTTCCTGGAGGAGGGCGCGCGCGTCCTGATCAGCGACGCGCACGCACGACGGCTCAAGGAGTACGGCGCCGAGCTGGCCGGGGAGTTCGGGCCCGAGCGGGTCGCCGCGCTGCCCTGTGACGTGACGGACGAGGCACAGGTCCAGGCTCTGTTCGAAGCGGCCCTGCGGGAGCACGGCCGACTCGACGTCGTCGTCAACAACGCCGGCCTCGGCGGCACCTCAGCCCTCGTCGACATGACCGACGAGCAGTGGACCCGTGTCCTGGACGTCACCCTGACCGGCACCTTCCGGTGCACCCGGGCGGCCCTGCGGCTGATGCGCGACGCGAGGGGCTCCGGCGGCGTGATCGTCAACAACGCCTCCGTCGTCGGCTGGCGCGCCCAGACCGGACAGGCGCACTACGCCGCCGCGAAGGCCGGCGTGATGGCGCTGACCCGCTGCGCGGCCCTGGAGGCCGCCGAGTACGGCGTACGCGTCAACGCCGTGTCACCGAGCCTCGCCATGCACCCGCACCTGGTGAAGGTGACCTCGGCCGAGCTGCTGGAGGAACTGACCGCGCGTGAGGCCTTCGGGCGGTACGCCGAGCCCTGGGAGGTGGCCAACGTGATCGTGTTCCTGGCGTCCGGCTACTCCTCGTACATGACCGGCGAGGTCGTCGCCGTCAGCAGCCAGCACGCATAG
- a CDS encoding TetR/AcrR family transcriptional regulator, with the protein MSAAAPARRRELLDTAAEVFAEQGYNATTVRKIADHAGMLAGSLYYHFDSKESMLEEILRTFLDELWGGYDAVLGAELDPRETLEALVTESFREIDRHRAAVAIYQKESKQLVAQERFAFLAESQRRFEKAWLSTLERGVAAEVFRADLDVRLTYRFVRDTVWVAASWYRPGGQHSPEEIARQYLSMVLDGIAVRE; encoded by the coding sequence ATGAGCGCCGCAGCGCCCGCGCGCCGTCGCGAACTCCTCGACACCGCCGCCGAGGTCTTCGCCGAACAGGGCTACAACGCCACGACCGTACGCAAGATCGCGGACCACGCGGGCATGCTCGCGGGCAGCCTCTACTACCACTTCGACTCCAAGGAATCGATGCTGGAGGAGATCCTGCGGACCTTCCTCGACGAGCTCTGGGGCGGCTACGACGCCGTCCTGGGCGCCGAACTCGACCCGCGCGAGACGCTGGAGGCCCTGGTCACCGAGTCGTTCCGGGAGATCGACCGGCACCGCGCGGCCGTCGCGATCTACCAGAAGGAGAGCAAGCAACTGGTGGCGCAGGAGCGGTTCGCGTTCCTCGCCGAGTCGCAGCGCAGGTTCGAGAAGGCCTGGCTGTCCACGCTGGAGCGCGGGGTCGCGGCCGAGGTGTTCCGGGCCGACCTCGACGTACGGCTGACCTACCGGTTCGTGCGCGACACCGTGTGGGTCGCCGCGTCCTGGTACCGGCCCGGCGGACAGCACAGCCCGGAGGAGATCGCCCGGCAGTACCTGTCGATGGTGCTGGACGGGATCGCCGTACGCGAATAG
- a CDS encoding acetyl-CoA C-acetyltransferase, translated as MAEAYIVEAVRTPVGRRGGGLSGVHPADLGARVLVALVERAGVDPAAVEDVVFGCLDAVGPQAGDIARTSWLAAGLPEEVPGVTVDRQCGSSQQAVHFAAQGVLSGTQDLVVAGGVQNMSMIPIAFATRQAAEPLGLTQGPFAGSEGWRARYGDRAVNQFVGAEMIAGKWGISREDQEEFALRSHRRALRAIDEGRFERETVAYGEVAVDEGPRRDTSLEKMAGLKPVIEGGTITAACSSQVSDGAAAMLLASERAVREHGLTPRARVHHLSVRGEDPIRMLTAPIPATAHALKKTGLTIDDIDLVEINEAFAPVVLAWLKETGADPRKVNVNGGAIALGHPLGATGVKLMTTLLHELERTGGRFGLQTMCEGGGQANVTIIERL; from the coding sequence ATGGCCGAGGCCTACATCGTCGAAGCGGTCCGTACGCCCGTCGGGCGGCGCGGGGGAGGACTGAGCGGGGTCCACCCGGCCGATCTGGGAGCGCGGGTGCTGGTCGCGCTGGTGGAGCGGGCGGGGGTCGATCCGGCCGCCGTGGAGGATGTCGTCTTCGGCTGCCTGGACGCGGTCGGGCCGCAGGCCGGGGACATCGCGCGGACCTCGTGGCTCGCCGCCGGGCTGCCCGAGGAGGTGCCCGGGGTGACCGTGGACCGCCAGTGCGGGTCCTCGCAGCAGGCCGTGCACTTCGCCGCGCAGGGCGTGCTGTCCGGGACGCAGGACCTGGTCGTCGCCGGCGGGGTGCAGAACATGTCGATGATCCCGATCGCCTTCGCGACCCGGCAGGCCGCCGAGCCGCTCGGACTGACCCAGGGGCCCTTCGCGGGCAGCGAGGGGTGGCGGGCGCGGTACGGGGACCGGGCGGTGAACCAGTTCGTCGGTGCCGAGATGATCGCCGGGAAGTGGGGGATCAGCCGCGAGGACCAGGAGGAGTTCGCGCTCCGGTCCCACCGGCGGGCCCTGCGGGCCATCGACGAGGGGCGCTTCGAGCGCGAGACGGTGGCCTACGGCGAGGTCGCGGTCGACGAGGGCCCGCGCCGGGACACGTCGTTGGAGAAGATGGCCGGTCTGAAGCCGGTGATCGAGGGCGGCACCATCACCGCTGCCTGCTCCTCGCAGGTCTCCGACGGGGCGGCGGCCATGCTGCTGGCCTCGGAGCGGGCGGTGCGCGAACACGGCCTGACCCCACGCGCACGTGTGCACCACCTCTCCGTACGCGGCGAGGACCCCATCCGGATGCTCACCGCCCCCATACCGGCCACCGCCCACGCCCTGAAGAAGACCGGCCTCACCATCGACGACATCGACCTCGTCGAGATCAACGAGGCCTTCGCCCCGGTCGTCCTGGCCTGGCTGAAGGAGACGGGCGCGGACCCGCGGAAGGTCAACGTCAACGGCGGCGCGATCGCCCTCGGTCATCCACTGGGGGCGACCGGGGTGAAGCTGATGACGACCCTGCTGCACGAACTGGAGCGCACGGGCGGACGGTTCGGCCTCCAGACCATGTGCGAGGGCGGGGGGCAGGCGAACGTGACGATCATCGAGAGGCTGTGA
- a CDS encoding NAD(P)H-dependent flavin oxidoreductase produces METTLTRLVGVRRPIVQTGMGWVAGPRLVSAAANAGALGILASATMTVDRLRDAVREVKSRTDAPFGVNLRADAADAGDRVRVIVEEGVRVASFALAPSAELIGALKEAGVVVVPSVGARRHAEKVAAWGADAVIVQGGEGGGHTGDVATTVLLPQVVDAVDIPVVAAGGFFDGRGLVAALAYGAAGVAMGTRFLLTSDSTVPDAVKARYLAATVKDVTVTRAVDGLPHRMLRTDLVESLENTGRARTLLRATRHAAAFRRLSGLTWRQLVHDGLAMRHGKDLAWSQVLLAANTPMLLRSAMVDGRTDLGVMASGQVAGVIDDLPSCAELVERIMKEAEQVLTGLTASR; encoded by the coding sequence ATGGAGACCACGCTCACCCGGCTGGTGGGTGTCCGCCGTCCGATCGTGCAGACCGGGATGGGGTGGGTGGCGGGCCCGCGCCTGGTCTCCGCCGCGGCGAACGCGGGCGCGCTCGGCATCCTGGCCTCCGCGACCATGACGGTCGACCGGCTCCGGGATGCCGTGCGGGAGGTGAAGTCCCGTACGGACGCCCCCTTCGGGGTCAATCTGCGGGCCGACGCGGCGGATGCCGGTGACCGGGTGCGCGTGATCGTCGAGGAAGGGGTGCGGGTGGCGTCCTTCGCCCTCGCGCCCTCCGCCGAGCTGATCGGCGCGCTCAAGGAGGCGGGGGTGGTCGTCGTCCCGTCCGTCGGGGCCCGGCGGCATGCCGAGAAGGTCGCTGCCTGGGGCGCGGACGCGGTGATCGTGCAGGGCGGCGAGGGCGGCGGGCACACCGGGGACGTGGCGACGACGGTCCTGCTGCCGCAGGTGGTGGACGCGGTGGACATCCCCGTCGTGGCGGCGGGGGGCTTCTTCGACGGGCGGGGTCTGGTCGCGGCGCTGGCGTACGGGGCGGCGGGCGTCGCCATGGGGACCCGTTTCCTGCTCACCTCGGACTCGACGGTGCCGGACGCGGTGAAGGCCCGCTATCTGGCGGCGACGGTCAAGGACGTGACGGTGACCCGGGCGGTCGACGGCCTCCCCCACCGCATGCTCCGCACGGACCTGGTGGAGTCCCTGGAGAACACGGGCCGTGCACGCACCCTGCTGCGCGCGACCCGGCACGCCGCCGCCTTCCGCAGGCTCTCCGGCCTGACCTGGCGGCAGCTGGTCCACGACGGCCTCGCGATGCGCCACGGCAAGGACCTCGCCTGGAGCCAGGTGCTGCTCGCCGCCAACACCCCCATGCTGCTCAGGTCGGCGATGGTGGACGGCCGTACGGATCTCGGAGTCATGGCCTCCGGGCAGGTCGCCGGGGTGATCGACGACCTGCCCTCGTGCGCGGAACTGGTGGAACGGATCATGAAGGAGGCGGAGCAGGTCCTGACGGGCCTCACAGCCTCTCGATGA